In Gymnogyps californianus isolate 813 chromosome 1, ASM1813914v2, whole genome shotgun sequence, the following are encoded in one genomic region:
- the LOC127029579 gene encoding vitelline membrane outer layer protein 1-like, with protein MKLLMPATLILLLSLCTLGTGTREYPSVLTVPNGGHWGKWESHQFCCYGYANGFAPKVEPSQFGRGDTVLNGICLHCQDDSVIESLVGEWGTWTIFQVCPGGYLISFSLRTEESQGGGDDTAANNIQFRYSDSTVLVGDGLSWGRFGPWSTSCNICGLQTKVEPLQGLQDDTVLNNVKFCCK; from the exons ATGAAGCTCCTCATGCCAGCTACCCtcatcctgctcctctccctctgcaccCTGGGCACAGGGACGCGTGAATACCCCTCTGTCCTCACTGTGCCCAATGGAGGCCACTGGGGCAAGTGGGAGAGTCACCAATTTTGCTGTTATGGCTATGCCAATGGATTTGCGCCGAAG GTGGAACCCTCCCAGTTTGGAAGAGGTGACACAGTTCTGAATGGCATATGCCTGCATTGTCAAGATGACTCAGTCATTGAGTCCTTGGTGGGGGA GTGGGGTACCTGGACCATCTTCCAAGTTTGCCCTGGAGGCTACTTGATCTCCTTCTCACTGAGAACAGAGGAGTCCCAAGGAGGAGGTGATGACACAGCAGCCAACAACATCCAGTTCAGATACTCAGATTCAACTGTACTAGTAGGTGATGGACTGTCGTGGGGTAGATTTGGTCCATGGAGCACAAGCTGCAACATATGTGGTCTCCAGACCAAGGTAGAGCCCCTACAGGGGCTTCAGGATGACACAGTGCTCAACAATGTGAAGTTCTGCTGTAAATGA